One genomic region from Drosophila subpulchrella strain 33 F10 #4 breed RU33 chromosome 2R, RU_Dsub_v1.1 Primary Assembly, whole genome shotgun sequence encodes:
- the LOC119551278 gene encoding uncharacterized protein LOC119551278 has translation MSGLQNSGVKDNRTDTSRLVRLIQIEHNYNYVPPDESDVTKSQLPPKRTLRQVVCSLHDSIYPGQLGQLVLADLKEHTRKADVILRRLRRFLASNRRFIDFSPLPRLQEAIVKHLAEEMSCSTRFYECADGRRYLVAYRPGIEPNPLELRAREGNFHWALEVDPADEATEQTRISFRKKKLYLDQMSHLEDRQLAEYSCRLGRKILEEWNANSQSIWKRKRSKQKIMKTM, from the exons ATGTCGGGGCTACAAAATAGCGGCGTTAAAG ACAATAGGACAGATACTTCCCGTCTCGTCCGACTTATCCAGATTGAGCACAACTACAACTATGTTCCACCCGACGAATCCGATGTAACTAAATCTCAATTACCACCCAAAAGGACTTTACGCCAGGTGGTTTGTTCCTTGCATGACAGCATATATCCTGGGCAGTTGGGTCAACTTGTTTTGGCTGATTTGAAGGAGCATACTCGTAAGGCAGATGTGATTTTGAGACGATTGCGTCGATTCCTGGCCAGTAATCGCAGATTCATTGACTTTAGTCCACTGCCTCGATTGCAGGAGGCAATTGTGAAGCACTTGGCGGAGGAGATGAGTTGCTCAACCAGATTTTACGAGTGTGCAGATGGGAGGAGATATTTGGTTGCATATAGGCCGGGAATCGAACCCAATCCCCTCGAGCTGAGGGCTCGCGAAGGCAACTTTCACTGGGCTCTGGAGGTCGATCCTGCGGATGAGGCGACTGAGCAGACCAGGATCTCCTTTCGCAAGAAGAAACTCTACCTGGACCAGATGTCGCATCTGGAGGATCGCCAGTTGGCTGAGTATTCCTGCCGTTTGGGCCGGAAAATTCTCGAGGAGTGGAATGCCAACAGCCAGTCAATCTGGAAGCGTAAAAGATCTAAACAAAAAATCATGAAGACCATGTAG